In one window of Hyla sarda isolate aHylSar1 chromosome 1, aHylSar1.hap1, whole genome shotgun sequence DNA:
- the S100Z gene encoding protein S100-Z, with the protein MPTQLEGAMDTMIRIFHHYSGKEGDKYKLNKGELKQLLQSELTDFLACQKDPQLVDKIMNDLDSNKDNEVDFNEFVVLVAALTVACNDFFEEQLRKKGK; encoded by the exons ATGCCCACCCAGTTGGAAGGTGCCATGGATACCATGATCCGAATCTTTCACCATTATTCCGGCAAAGAAGGTGACAAGTACAAGCTGAACAAAGGAGAACTGAAGCAACTATTGCAGAGTGAACTGACGGACTTCCTTGCT tgtCAAAAAGATCCACAACTGGTCGACAAGATCATGAACGATCTGGACTCCAACAAAGACAACGAAGTTGACTTCAATGAATTCGTAGTGCTGGTGGCGGCCCTGACCGTGGCGTGTAATGACTTCTTTGAAGAGCAGCTCAGGAAAAAGGGAAAATAA